One part of the bacterium genome encodes these proteins:
- a CDS encoding RpiB/LacA/LacB family sugar-phosphate isomerase, with protein sequence MIYIAADKHGFKAIKFVEEYLKSRNIPYDNLGIKTETEDMRLEDMIPKVVAKIRENRENKGILSCGAGVGVEIGTNRFSGIRACLATNTKVAEWSRVYDNCNVVCLVGWESEKSTVHSILDAWFGAEYDGDADRLKMMEVFDSWH encoded by the coding sequence ATGATTTATATTGCTGCAGACAAACACGGTTTTAAGGCCATAAAGTTCGTTGAAGAATACCTCAAGTCACGCAATATTCCTTATGATAACCTGGGAATAAAAACCGAAACGGAAGACATGAGACTTGAAGATATGATTCCTAAAGTTGTGGCCAAAATTCGTGAGAATAGAGAAAATAAAGGCATACTTTCTTGTGGCGCCGGGGTTGGCGTAGAGATAGGAACGAATAGGTTTAGCGGCATTCGAGCCTGTTTGGCAACGAACACTAAGGTGGCGGAGTGGTCAAGAGTTTACGACAACTGTAATGTTGTGTGCCTGGTAGGATGGGAATCAGAGAAAAGCACCGTTCATAGCATTTTAGATGCGTGGTTCGGCGCAGAATATGATGGAGATGCAGATCGTCTAAAAATGATGGAAGTATTTGATAGCTGGCATTGA